From the Corticium candelabrum chromosome 2, ooCorCand1.1, whole genome shotgun sequence genome, one window contains:
- the LOC134198522 gene encoding probable serine/threonine-protein kinase DDB_G0281745 has translation MGNSIVSAVDDKVERLLQSGSVPNACDDQREPLLVKACRNGFKDVVDVLLMRGAVVNKANRKGETALMTATTSGSYEIIVMLLQAGADINQTTVAGRTALHYAASKNHSNIVSLLLANGCDVNAVGERGTALEVAKRCNHRRVVDIITSFVAPLTRTRTPLQQHPTDEELVQQLFQQIELLRVEDVTKDREITRQRQQITDLEKALRDERLQREREQTGKEERRENEKKEHLQQLLTEEQRRTANIEELLSDAEAALERNNQKKESEVLNIPSHDIRLTDTELGRGSYGVVCVGYWRGCPVAVKRLYDHLAAAPRNVHLLQQEVFVAWRLHHPNIAAVCGVTLELEEKKAWIIMELQSGSMSGVIDACHGDVAPLTLRETVDMTHDTLCGLDYIHSMQPREILHGDICPRNILVTAMMRAKLGDLGAARFRDASLSVGLVSPQYTAPERLDVPGQPKSTKTDMYSMAVTICELFTFVPPDREQRKDQVLLIRQRDVRSLCKHLMSDDPATRPTAAEARDVVSQICETDEYTACSPRRMVIGKMDGISEVALVHPHLVKPTCL, from the exons ATGGGTAATAGCATAGTCTCGGCTGTTGACGATAAGGTTGAAAGACTCTTGCAGTCGGGATCCGTTCCTAATGCATGCGATGATCAG AGAGAACCTCTACTGGTGAAGGCTTGTCGTAATGGTTTCAAGGATGTCGTTGATGTTCTGTTAATGAGAGGAGCGGTAGTCAACAAAGCTAATCGTAAA GGTGAAACAGCGCTAATGACTGCAACGACTTCTGGTTCTTATGAAATAATCGTTATGTTATTACAAGCTGGTGCTGATATTAACCAGACGACTGTG GCTGGAAGGACAGCACTTCATTATGCAGCTTCCAAGAATCACTCCAATATTGTCAGTCTCTTATTAGCAAATGGATGTGATGTCAATGCAGTTGGTGAG AGAGGAACAGCACTAGAAGTAGCTAAGAGATGCAACCACAGACGTGTTGTTGATATAATCACGTCGTTTGTTGCCCCTTTG ACGAGAACAAGAACACCTCTACAACAACATCCTACAGATGAAGAGCTAGTACAACAACTATTTCAACAGATAGAGCTACTGAGAGTAGAAGATGTAACTAAAGATAGAGAAATCACTCGTCAGAGACAACAAATCACTGATCTAGAGAAAGCATTGAGAGACGAACGACTGCAAAGAGAACGAgaacaaacaggcaaagaagagagaagagagaacgAAAAGAAGGAACATCTACAGCAATTGCTAACTGAAGAACAAAGGAGAACGGCAAACATTGAGGAGTTGCTGTCTGATGCCGAAGCAGCACTCGAACGAAACAACCAAAAGAAAGAAAGCGAAGTTCTTAATATCCCTTCACACGACATTCGACTGACTGACACAGAACTAGGACGAGGATCATATGGAG ttgtttgtgttggatATTGGCGTGGCTGTCCTGTTGCAGTCAAACGTCTGTACGACCATTTGGCTGCGGCTCCACGAAACGTTCACCTCTTGCAGCAAGAGGTGTTTGTAGCGTGGCGGTTGCATCATCCaaacattgctgctgtttgtggtgtcactCTGGAGTTAGAAGAGAAGAAGGCGTGGATTATCATGGAATTACAGAGCGGCTCCATGTCTGGTGTCATCGATGCATGTCATGGCGACGTTGCGCCTCTCACTCTACGAGAAACAGTTGACATGACACACGATACTTTGTGTGGACTCGACTACATTCACTCTATG CAACCTAGAGAGATTCTCCACGGTGACATCTGTCCAAGGAACATCCTCGTAACAGCAATGATGAGAGCCAAACTTGGTGATCTAGGAGCCGCTCGATTCCGCGATGCTTCACTGTCAGTCGGTCTGGTCAGTCCACAATACACAGCACCAGAGAGACTCGACGTTCCAGGTCAACCAAAAAGCACAAAGACCGACATGTACAGCATGGCAGTGACCATATGCGAGCTCTTCACCTTCGTTCCTCCTGATCGTGAGCAAAGAAAAGATCAAGTCTTACTCATCCGTCAGAGAGACGTCCGTTCGTTGTGTAAGCACTTGATGAGTGATGATCCTGCCACGCGACCGACAGCAGCAGAAGCTCGCGATGTTGTCAGTCAAATTTGTGAGACGGACGAGTATACAGCATGTTCTCCTAGACGAATGGTAATCGGTAAGATGGACGGAATCAGTGAAGTTGCTCTCGTTCATCCACATCTGGTCAAGCCCACGTGTCtttga